In a genomic window of Myxococcaceae bacterium JPH2:
- a CDS encoding universal stress protein: MTAPSHILVPVDLTEGSAAVVDYALQIARPFGASVDIVHAWEPPQYVAPDLLVASPGWSSQTLETVAVDTAKQDLDTLVKDLEHPEVSVQHRVLVGEPGATILDEIQRGKFDLVVMGTHGRRGLSRLLLGSVAQKVVSRATSPVLTLHLQPAQ, from the coding sequence ATGACCGCACCCTCTCACATCCTCGTGCCCGTGGACCTGACGGAGGGCTCGGCGGCAGTGGTGGACTACGCCCTCCAGATTGCACGGCCCTTCGGCGCCTCGGTGGACATCGTCCACGCGTGGGAGCCGCCGCAGTACGTGGCGCCGGATCTCCTGGTGGCGTCACCGGGCTGGAGCTCCCAGACGCTGGAGACCGTGGCCGTGGACACGGCGAAGCAGGACCTCGACACGCTCGTGAAGGACCTTGAGCACCCGGAGGTCTCCGTCCAACATCGCGTGCTGGTGGGTGAACCCGGCGCGACCATCCTGGATGAGATTCAACGGGGGAAGTTCGACCTCGTCGTCATGGGCACGCATGGGCGGCGCGGCCTGTCGCGACTGCTCCTGGGCAGCGTGGCGCAGAAGGTCGTGTCGCGCGCCACGAGCCCCGTTCTGACGCTGCACCTGCAACCCGCGCAGTAG
- a CDS encoding alpha/beta hydrolase, with translation MPVTGPEDRYAGVDPQARAFLAMLEARGGPPLSTLSPQAAREVLRDLQSGDVARMPAAVEDRVIPGGPSGQVHVRIVRPPGASGPLPVLVYCHGGGWVLGDGDTHDRLIRELAFGTRAAVVFIQFSPAPEARYPVQIEQAYAVLQWVANHGGVVGLDSGRIAVVGDGTGGNLAIALTMLARERGGPRIAQQVLFHPVTDARFDTASYERYAEGYFLTRQSMAWFWDCYVPDASARSLPLVSPLRAPAAKLKGLPPALIITGECDVVRDEGEAYAHRLIDVGVTVTPTRYLGVPHDFVVLDALASTPAARAAVIQACVTLVSVLGAGLRSGQPAIPTRPSGEAEVGPGASVH, from the coding sequence ATGCCCGTCACTGGACCCGAGGACCGCTACGCGGGGGTTGACCCCCAGGCCCGTGCCTTCCTGGCCATGCTGGAGGCCCGGGGTGGGCCCCCGCTGTCCACGCTCTCACCCCAGGCGGCGCGGGAGGTGTTGCGCGACCTCCAGTCCGGCGATGTCGCGCGGATGCCGGCCGCCGTGGAGGACCGTGTCATCCCCGGGGGGCCGAGCGGGCAGGTGCACGTTCGCATCGTCCGTCCGCCCGGAGCGTCTGGCCCGCTGCCTGTCTTGGTGTACTGCCATGGCGGCGGATGGGTGCTGGGCGACGGCGACACGCATGACCGACTGATTCGCGAGCTGGCCTTCGGCACGCGGGCGGCCGTGGTGTTCATCCAGTTCTCGCCCGCGCCCGAGGCTCGCTACCCCGTGCAGATCGAGCAGGCCTATGCGGTGCTCCAGTGGGTGGCGAACCACGGGGGCGTGGTGGGCCTCGACAGTGGTCGCATCGCGGTGGTGGGGGACGGCACGGGCGGCAACCTGGCCATCGCGCTCACGATGCTGGCGCGCGAGAGGGGAGGGCCGCGCATCGCGCAGCAGGTGCTGTTCCATCCCGTCACGGACGCACGCTTCGACACGGCCTCGTATGAGCGGTACGCGGAGGGCTACTTCCTCACGCGCCAGTCGATGGCGTGGTTCTGGGACTGCTATGTGCCTGACGCCTCGGCGCGCTCCCTGCCGCTCGTGTCGCCGCTGCGGGCTCCGGCCGCGAAGCTGAAGGGGCTGCCTCCCGCGCTCATCATCACCGGCGAGTGCGACGTGGTGCGCGACGAGGGCGAGGCGTATGCCCATCGGCTCATTGACGTGGGGGTGACTGTCACGCCCACGCGCTACCTGGGCGTCCCGCATGACTTCGTGGTGCTGGATGCGCTGGCCAGTACGCCCGCGGCGCGCGCGGCCGTCATCCAGGCCTGCGTGACGTTGGTGAGCGTGCTGGGCGCGGGGCTGCGCAGCGGGCAGCCCGCCATCCCGACCCGACCCTCGGGTGAAGCCGAAGTCGGGCCGGGCGCCAGCGTTCACTGA
- a CDS encoding Fe2+-dependent dioxygenase has translation MMLHIPQVLTAEQVARCRAVFDAATWEDGRSTAGHQSAQVKRNEQLPEGSREARELGDLVLAGLERSPLFISAVLPQRVFPPLFNRYGPGMTFGSHVDNAIRPVPGTPHRVRTDVSATLFLSEPESYDGGELVVEDTYGDHSVKLPAGDLIIYPSSSLHHVTPVTRGVRLASFFWVQSMVRDVSQRALLFDLDTSIIQLNKEVPKSPALVMLTGVYHNLLRQWSEP, from the coding sequence ATGATGCTGCACATCCCCCAGGTCCTCACCGCCGAGCAGGTGGCCCGCTGTCGCGCCGTGTTCGACGCGGCGACCTGGGAGGATGGCCGCAGCACCGCGGGCCACCAGTCCGCCCAGGTGAAGCGCAACGAGCAACTCCCCGAGGGGAGCCGTGAGGCGCGCGAGCTGGGCGACCTGGTGCTCGCGGGCCTCGAGCGCAGCCCGCTGTTCATCTCGGCGGTGCTGCCGCAGCGAGTCTTCCCTCCGCTGTTCAACCGCTACGGGCCAGGGATGACCTTTGGCTCGCACGTGGACAACGCCATCCGCCCCGTGCCGGGCACGCCGCATCGCGTGCGCACGGACGTGTCCGCCACGCTCTTTCTCTCGGAGCCGGAGTCGTATGACGGCGGCGAGCTGGTGGTCGAGGACACCTACGGCGACCACTCCGTGAAGCTGCCGGCAGGCGACCTCATCATCTACCCGTCCAGCAGCCTGCATCACGTCACGCCGGTCACCCGCGGTGTGCGCCTGGCGTCGTTCTTCTGGGTCCAGAGCATGGTGCGAGATGTCTCGCAGCGCGCGCTGCTCTTCGACCTGGATACCTCCATCATCCAGCTCAACAAGGAGGTGCCGAAGAGTCCGGCGCTGGTGATGCTGACGGGCGTGTACCACAACCTCCTGCGGCAGTGGTCGGAGCCCTGA
- a CDS encoding 1-acyl-sn-glycerol-3-phosphate acyltransferase, translated as MNALLSIWTWLEIALVALVGFCVQIVLVFFTWPFDRRRHIPGRTFRRVGWMAAKLTPYWRFGVHGDIPRTVAPNTVVVSNHESNADPFLISHLPWEMKWLGKASLFKIPVVGWMMWFAGDVPVERGDRDSATGAMGKCKKWLAKGMPVMIFPEGTRSKTDELLPFKDGAFRLAIEAQADVLPLAVSGTRRALPKHSWRFNTSRGLVTVGTPISTRGMTVADLERLKDMARAQIESLRASLAPLTRVEPAEARPVAS; from the coding sequence ATGAATGCACTGCTGTCCATCTGGACGTGGTTGGAGATTGCGCTGGTGGCGTTGGTGGGCTTCTGCGTCCAGATCGTCCTGGTGTTCTTCACCTGGCCGTTCGATCGGCGGCGCCACATCCCTGGGAGGACGTTCCGGCGCGTGGGCTGGATGGCCGCGAAGCTGACGCCCTACTGGCGCTTCGGCGTGCACGGCGACATCCCCCGCACGGTGGCGCCGAACACGGTGGTGGTGAGCAACCACGAGTCCAACGCGGATCCGTTCCTCATCTCGCACCTGCCCTGGGAGATGAAGTGGCTGGGCAAGGCGAGCCTCTTCAAGATTCCCGTGGTGGGCTGGATGATGTGGTTCGCGGGCGACGTGCCGGTGGAGCGGGGCGATCGCGACTCGGCCACGGGCGCCATGGGCAAGTGCAAGAAGTGGTTGGCCAAGGGCATGCCGGTGATGATCTTCCCCGAGGGGACGCGCTCGAAGACGGACGAGCTGTTGCCCTTCAAAGACGGCGCGTTCCGCCTGGCCATCGAGGCGCAGGCGGACGTGCTGCCCCTGGCGGTGAGCGGGACGCGGCGCGCGCTGCCGAAGCACTCGTGGCGCTTCAACACCTCGCGCGGGCTGGTGACGGTGGGCACGCCCATCTCCACCCGCGGCATGACGGTGGCCGACCTGGAGCGCCTGAAGGACATGGCGCGGGCGCAGATTGAGTCGCTGCGCGCGTCCCTGGCGCCGCTCACGCGGGTCGAGCCCGCCGAGGCGCGCCCGGTCGCCTCGTAG
- a CDS encoding cation:proton antiporter, whose translation MHDAHAFLQALAIVLCVAAVTTVVFQRLRQPVVLGYIIAGLIIGPHVPIPLVADAGIVQTLSELGVILLMFSLGLEFSLRKLIQVGPTAGITAVIQCSVMMWLGFITGRAFGWSRLECLFAGAAIAISSTTIIAKAFDEQNIRGNLRKLVIGILVVEDIIAILLMATLTAVSSGAGLSAGALAATVGKLVAFLVALVVVGLLVVPRAVRAIIKLNRPETTLVASVGICFAVALLAQTLGYSVALGAFLAGSLVSESGEGKTIEHLVQPVRDIFAAIFFVSVGMLLDPALVAQHWGAVVVLTLVVIFGKILSVTTGAFLTGNGLRTSVQAGMSLAQIGEFSFIIAGLGLSLKATGSFLYPVAVAVSVVTTLVTPWLIKASGPFASLLDRKLPQPLQTFVTLYGSWVERLGNLPRRETVGARARRSILLLLLDAALLVAIVIGASIGSARVVNFLVREVGLLESVARTIFIVASVVLCVPFAVGIVRVARRLGGTLAEAALPAAPDGKVDLAAAPRRMLVVTLQLGIVVIVGVPVMAFTQPFLPGMPGATLLLIMIAVLGFSFWRSATNLQGHMRAGAQVIVAALASQSHATGDNEHAEEKKDSLADIRALLPGMGDPESISLLQTSPAVGRTLAELDLRGMTGATVLAIRRGDADVLVPSAKEVLRAGDVLALAGTHEAIDAARAVLESGGQPD comes from the coding sequence ATGCACGACGCCCACGCCTTCCTCCAAGCTCTCGCCATCGTCCTCTGCGTCGCGGCGGTCACCACCGTCGTGTTCCAGCGACTGCGCCAACCCGTCGTGCTGGGCTACATCATCGCGGGCCTCATCATCGGGCCCCACGTCCCCATCCCACTCGTCGCGGACGCGGGCATCGTCCAGACGCTGTCCGAGCTGGGCGTCATCCTCCTGATGTTCTCGCTCGGGCTCGAGTTCAGCCTGCGCAAGCTCATCCAGGTGGGCCCCACCGCGGGCATCACCGCCGTCATCCAATGCAGCGTGATGATGTGGCTGGGCTTCATCACGGGCCGCGCGTTCGGGTGGTCGCGGCTCGAGTGCCTGTTCGCGGGCGCGGCCATCGCCATCTCCAGCACCACCATCATCGCCAAGGCCTTCGACGAGCAGAACATCCGTGGCAACCTGCGCAAGCTCGTCATCGGCATCCTCGTCGTCGAGGACATCATCGCCATCCTGCTGATGGCCACGCTCACCGCGGTGTCCTCCGGCGCGGGCCTGTCCGCGGGCGCGCTGGCCGCCACCGTGGGCAAGCTGGTGGCCTTCCTCGTCGCGCTCGTCGTGGTGGGCTTGCTCGTGGTGCCTCGGGCCGTGCGCGCCATCATCAAGCTCAACCGCCCGGAGACGACGCTCGTCGCGAGCGTGGGCATCTGCTTCGCCGTCGCGCTGCTCGCCCAGACGCTCGGCTACTCCGTGGCGCTGGGCGCGTTCCTCGCGGGCTCGCTCGTGTCCGAGTCCGGTGAGGGCAAGACCATCGAGCACCTGGTGCAGCCCGTGCGCGACATCTTCGCCGCCATCTTCTTCGTGTCCGTGGGCATGCTGTTGGATCCGGCCCTCGTGGCGCAGCACTGGGGCGCGGTGGTGGTGCTGACCCTGGTGGTCATCTTCGGAAAGATTCTCAGCGTCACCACGGGCGCCTTCCTCACGGGCAACGGCCTACGCACGTCGGTGCAGGCGGGCATGAGCCTGGCGCAGATTGGCGAGTTCTCCTTCATCATCGCGGGGCTCGGCCTGTCGCTGAAGGCCACCGGCTCGTTCCTCTACCCGGTCGCGGTGGCCGTCTCCGTGGTGACGACGCTCGTCACCCCGTGGCTCATCAAGGCCTCGGGGCCGTTCGCCAGCCTGTTGGACCGGAAGCTCCCGCAACCCCTGCAGACCTTCGTCACGCTCTACGGGAGCTGGGTGGAGCGCCTGGGCAACCTGCCCCGACGCGAGACGGTGGGCGCGCGCGCACGCCGCAGCATCCTGCTCCTCTTGCTGGACGCGGCGCTGCTCGTGGCCATCGTCATCGGCGCCTCCATCGGCTCGGCTCGCGTGGTGAACTTCCTCGTGCGCGAGGTGGGCCTGCTCGAGTCCGTCGCGCGGACGATCTTCATCGTGGCGTCCGTCGTGCTGTGCGTGCCCTTCGCCGTGGGCATCGTGCGCGTGGCGCGTCGCCTGGGCGGGACGCTGGCGGAGGCCGCGCTGCCCGCGGCCCCCGACGGCAAGGTGGACCTGGCGGCGGCGCCCCGCCGCATGCTCGTCGTCACGCTCCAACTCGGCATCGTCGTCATCGTGGGCGTCCCTGTCATGGCGTTCACGCAGCCGTTCCTCCCGGGCATGCCGGGCGCCACCCTGCTGTTGATCATGATCGCCGTGCTGGGCTTCAGCTTCTGGCGCAGCGCCACCAACCTTCAGGGGCACATGCGCGCGGGGGCGCAGGTCATCGTCGCGGCGCTCGCCTCGCAGTCCCACGCCACGGGCGACAACGAGCACGCCGAGGAGAAGAAGGACTCGCTCGCGGACATCCGCGCGCTGCTGCCCGGCATGGGCGACCCCGAGTCCATCTCACTCCTCCAGACGAGCCCCGCGGTGGGTCGCACGCTCGCGGAGCTCGACCTGCGCGGCATGACGGGCGCCACGGTCCTCGCCATCCGGCGCGGGGACGCGGACGTGCTCGTGCCGTCCGCGAAGGAGGTGCTCCGCGCTGGAGATGTCCTCGCATTGGCCGGCACGCACGAGGCGATCGACGCCGCCCGTGCCGTGCTCGAAAGCGGCGGCCAACCGGACTGA
- a CDS encoding TonB family protein — protein MGAPAPGEQGRGRWSRACLIAGIVHVGLLAGGIASAGANPRVLPVAEPEPELVLLAYAAPPRAAAGVPTEARSAPVTQVQRKAPVQTPRLKAPTPTPVEAPVEKVEPTPVDSAPEPEPESAPVAATADTSASTGAVAGVVGGVVGGVVGGAVEGREGGALGAVGGDALTLKQVSRPPVVLTQVAPQYPRRAKEERVTGLVLVRVIIGTDGKVEPEHTRVMRSVAGLDEAAVAAVSQWRFSPALGREGRPVRVIVDIPMNFTLK, from the coding sequence ATGGGAGCACCCGCGCCGGGAGAGCAGGGGCGGGGCCGGTGGAGCCGCGCGTGTCTGATCGCCGGCATCGTGCATGTCGGGCTCTTGGCGGGAGGGATTGCCAGCGCGGGCGCGAACCCTCGCGTGCTTCCGGTCGCGGAGCCTGAGCCGGAGCTGGTGTTGCTGGCGTACGCGGCGCCGCCTCGTGCCGCCGCGGGTGTGCCGACCGAGGCTCGGAGCGCGCCGGTGACTCAGGTGCAGCGCAAGGCCCCGGTGCAGACGCCTCGGCTGAAGGCGCCGACGCCGACGCCGGTGGAGGCTCCGGTGGAGAAGGTGGAGCCGACGCCAGTGGACAGCGCGCCGGAGCCCGAGCCGGAGTCAGCGCCGGTGGCTGCCACGGCGGACACCTCCGCGAGCACGGGGGCCGTGGCGGGAGTCGTGGGCGGTGTGGTCGGGGGCGTGGTGGGTGGCGCGGTCGAGGGCCGCGAGGGTGGCGCGCTGGGGGCTGTGGGTGGGGATGCCCTCACGCTCAAGCAGGTGTCGCGTCCGCCCGTGGTGCTGACGCAGGTGGCTCCGCAGTATCCGCGTCGCGCGAAGGAAGAGCGCGTCACCGGGCTGGTGCTCGTGCGCGTCATCATCGGAACGGATGGGAAGGTCGAGCCGGAGCACACGCGCGTGATGCGCTCGGTGGCCGGGCTGGACGAGGCCGCGGTGGCCGCTGTCTCGCAGTGGCGCTTCTCTCCGGCGCTTGGACGCGAGGGCCGTCCGGTTCGCGTCATCGTCGACATCCCGATGAATTTCACCCTGAAGTGA
- a CDS encoding PepSY domain-containing protein produces MFSRLRSVLFWVHLVAGVVAGLVVAIMAFTGVALAFESQVVDWADRDARHVQVPGADASRLSVDAMVARVREARPEAQVSGITVYSAPDSVVLVSTGRSGGVYVNPYTGEVREQGAAGWRAFFHTMEDWHRWLGTEGEQRALGKGATGICNAAFLLMAITGLYLWWPRKWNMRAIRPTLWFRGGLRGKARDFNWHNVIGFWTLPVLIVLTASGMVISYKWASDLVYKAAGEAPPTAQGPASAPPVKVPAPPPGAQPRELDAQFAAAMAQVSGWESATLRMGGPGGQGGAPRPEAGKGGPGAAPRGDADKRGPSATNFNIKAHGAWPPFASVQVAVDPFTAQSLRRDTFADASAGRRVRTWLRFLHTGEALGWMGQLIAAIASFGTLFLVWTGYALAWRRFFPKRRRAPASTEVASAPLSPESATPRSESA; encoded by the coding sequence ATGTTCAGCCGTCTTCGCTCCGTCCTCTTCTGGGTCCACCTCGTGGCTGGCGTCGTCGCCGGTCTCGTCGTCGCCATCATGGCCTTCACGGGTGTGGCGCTGGCGTTCGAGTCCCAGGTGGTCGACTGGGCCGACCGCGACGCGCGCCACGTGCAGGTGCCTGGTGCGGACGCCTCGCGCCTCTCCGTCGATGCGATGGTGGCGCGCGTGCGCGAAGCACGGCCCGAGGCGCAGGTCTCCGGCATCACGGTCTACTCCGCGCCGGACTCCGTGGTGCTCGTGAGCACCGGTCGCTCGGGTGGCGTCTACGTCAACCCCTACACGGGCGAGGTGCGGGAGCAGGGCGCCGCGGGCTGGCGCGCGTTCTTCCACACGATGGAGGACTGGCACCGCTGGCTCGGCACGGAAGGTGAGCAGCGAGCCCTGGGCAAGGGCGCCACGGGCATCTGCAACGCCGCGTTCCTGCTCATGGCCATCACCGGGCTCTACCTGTGGTGGCCGCGCAAGTGGAACATGCGCGCCATTCGTCCGACGCTCTGGTTCCGCGGGGGACTGCGCGGCAAGGCGCGCGACTTCAACTGGCACAACGTCATCGGGTTCTGGACCTTGCCCGTGCTGATCGTCCTCACGGCGTCCGGCATGGTCATCTCGTACAAGTGGGCCTCGGATCTCGTGTACAAGGCCGCGGGTGAGGCGCCGCCCACCGCGCAGGGGCCGGCCTCGGCACCTCCAGTCAAGGTGCCTGCTCCGCCTCCGGGAGCGCAGCCGCGTGAGCTGGATGCGCAGTTCGCGGCGGCGATGGCTCAAGTCTCCGGATGGGAGAGCGCCACGCTGCGCATGGGCGGACCCGGTGGACAGGGCGGTGCGCCGCGACCTGAGGCGGGCAAGGGTGGTCCGGGCGCGGCTCCTCGCGGTGATGCCGACAAGCGCGGCCCATCCGCGACGAACTTCAACATCAAGGCGCACGGTGCGTGGCCGCCGTTCGCCTCCGTGCAGGTCGCGGTGGATCCCTTCACCGCGCAGTCGCTGCGACGCGACACCTTCGCGGATGCGAGCGCCGGTCGTCGCGTGCGCACGTGGTTGCGCTTCCTTCACACCGGTGAGGCGCTGGGCTGGATGGGACAGCTCATCGCGGCCATCGCCTCGTTCGGCACGCTCTTCCTCGTGTGGACCGGCTACGCGCTGGCGTGGCGCCGCTTCTTCCCCAAGCGCCGCCGTGCCCCCGCCTCGACCGAGGTGGCCTCCGCGCCGCTGTCGCCCGAGTCCGCCACGCCTCGCTCCGAATCAGCCTGA
- a CDS encoding SDR family NAD(P)-dependent oxidoreductase, with protein sequence MRPPIDNSTVLIVGAADGLGPELARLLARRVRTLVLVASRISRLEPLRTELRAANPTLGVLLRTCNFCDAADVDALLGYLEQRIVRVDVLINIADMGAPGLFAQEQWERLRQTLRSNIVVPALIAHRLVPGMVARGRGGILNVGSGASHLLLPGASVFAGTQRFVDGFTEALRLELEGTGVTVTQVAPGPLDWEPPLPDECTPLFHLSARRGAREALAGFERGAALVYPGAGHRWVMRVVPRLPRWLQRGVGRLALRGVRARMLLTPPTRMTSPGPPMLLASRPEPA encoded by the coding sequence ATGCGTCCCCCCATCGACAACAGTACCGTGCTCATTGTCGGCGCCGCCGACGGCCTGGGGCCGGAGCTCGCACGGCTGCTGGCTCGACGGGTTCGCACCCTGGTGTTGGTGGCCTCGAGGATTTCACGCTTGGAGCCGCTGCGCACCGAGCTTCGGGCCGCCAACCCCACGCTCGGCGTACTGCTGCGCACCTGCAACTTCTGCGATGCGGCGGACGTGGATGCGCTCCTGGGTTACCTGGAGCAGCGCATCGTTCGGGTGGATGTGCTGATCAACATCGCCGACATGGGCGCCCCCGGACTCTTCGCGCAGGAGCAGTGGGAGCGGCTGCGCCAGACGTTGCGCTCCAACATCGTGGTGCCGGCGCTGATCGCGCATCGGCTGGTGCCGGGCATGGTCGCGCGCGGACGCGGGGGCATCCTCAACGTGGGCTCGGGCGCGAGTCACCTGTTGCTGCCAGGGGCCTCGGTCTTCGCGGGCACCCAGCGCTTCGTGGATGGCTTCACCGAGGCGCTTCGCCTGGAGTTGGAAGGCACGGGCGTCACCGTCACCCAGGTAGCGCCCGGGCCGCTGGACTGGGAGCCGCCGCTGCCGGACGAGTGCACGCCGCTCTTTCATCTCTCCGCGCGGCGCGGCGCGCGTGAGGCGCTCGCGGGCTTCGAGCGGGGCGCGGCCCTCGTCTATCCGGGCGCAGGGCATCGGTGGGTGATGCGAGTCGTGCCTCGGCTGCCGCGTTGGCTTCAGCGCGGCGTGGGGCGCCTGGCGCTGCGGGGCGTGCGCGCGCGGATGTTGCTGACGCCTCCAACTCGGATGACGAGCCCCGGGCCGCCGATGTTGCTGGCCAGCCGCCCGGAGCCCGCCTGA
- a CDS encoding TonB-dependent siderophore receptor: MSASKLDRSGIRSAQGNTGGLRAALRPWGPAAVGLASALAASGAAAQEAPKTEATEEQYVLPTVQVEAEAEQGYHTEESRLTKLPRPLVDTPQTVVVVPEKVMEEQQATTLRDALRNVSGITVAAGEGGRQGDTFNLRGFSAQTDVMRDGVRDLGWFTRDTFNVEGVEVYFGPSSVLFGRGSTGGAINMVTKKPKKTSFQDLRLTAGTSPSGRFEADLNEVISESFQMRISAMGQLSDVASRDIAQENRAGIAPSARLALGKHVTLDLDYFYQREDSVPDYGHPYYQGYPVSTSLDVRRDAFYGVEGSDTEKVNVHIGTGRLLVDLGGGTQLTNTVRLGGVDRFSRPTSPRGLTPAVDPTTIGRERYETATDNMYLAEQLDLRGVFQTGILKHAANVGLEYSREWREQRRYNLRAVGLPTGPNIPADLYDPEPKPDLSAVDRTFGSSSGTTQWSVAAYAADQIAIGKYVELLGSLRYDIFRTDYATVNATNVTTRLENKNKYLNWRAGVVVHPMEATSVYAMYGTSSNPSAEVGTISTGQDTLDPEKNETVEVGAKADVISERLSVNAAAFRIDKKNARVANADPAGPPTVLDGEQRSQGINVGLAGTPLRRWNVFLNYTFLDSEILKHTNAFIVGQRMPSTPKHSGSLWTTYGITDALTVGGGAVYQDVATVNNPAKDTDVLNKVPNYWRFDAFASYAVSRYDIQLNVNNLTDALYYEQYYAGQAVPAKGRSALLSGRVRF, translated from the coding sequence GTGTCTGCATCGAAGCTCGATAGGTCTGGGATCCGCTCCGCACAGGGAAACACGGGAGGCCTGCGGGCCGCGCTGAGGCCGTGGGGCCCGGCGGCGGTGGGGTTGGCGTCCGCGCTGGCGGCGAGCGGCGCGGCGGCACAGGAGGCTCCGAAGACCGAGGCGACCGAGGAGCAGTACGTGCTGCCCACCGTGCAGGTGGAGGCCGAGGCCGAGCAGGGCTACCACACCGAGGAGAGCCGCCTGACGAAGCTGCCGCGCCCGCTGGTGGATACGCCGCAGACCGTGGTCGTGGTCCCCGAGAAGGTGATGGAGGAGCAACAGGCGACGACGCTGCGCGATGCGCTGCGCAACGTGTCTGGCATCACCGTGGCCGCGGGCGAGGGGGGCCGTCAGGGTGACACGTTCAACCTGCGCGGCTTCTCCGCGCAGACGGACGTGATGCGCGACGGCGTGCGCGACCTGGGCTGGTTCACGCGCGACACGTTCAACGTGGAGGGCGTGGAGGTCTACTTCGGTCCGTCGTCGGTGCTGTTCGGTCGCGGCTCCACGGGCGGCGCCATCAACATGGTGACGAAGAAGCCCAAGAAGACGTCCTTCCAGGACCTGCGGCTCACCGCGGGCACGTCGCCGTCTGGCCGCTTCGAGGCCGATCTCAACGAGGTCATCTCCGAGTCGTTCCAGATGCGCATCAGCGCGATGGGGCAGCTCTCGGATGTGGCGAGCCGCGACATCGCCCAGGAGAACCGCGCGGGCATCGCGCCCTCGGCGCGGCTGGCGCTCGGCAAGCACGTCACGCTGGACCTGGACTACTTCTACCAGCGCGAGGACAGCGTCCCGGACTACGGCCACCCGTACTACCAGGGGTATCCCGTCTCCACGAGCCTCGACGTGCGCCGCGACGCGTTCTACGGCGTGGAGGGCTCGGACACGGAGAAGGTCAACGTCCACATCGGGACGGGCCGGCTGCTCGTGGACCTGGGCGGTGGCACGCAGCTCACCAACACGGTGCGCCTGGGCGGCGTGGATCGCTTCTCGCGGCCCACGTCTCCGCGCGGGCTCACGCCGGCCGTGGATCCGACGACCATTGGCCGCGAGCGGTACGAGACGGCGACGGACAACATGTACCTGGCGGAGCAGCTCGATCTGCGGGGCGTGTTCCAGACGGGCATCCTGAAGCACGCGGCCAACGTGGGCCTGGAGTACTCGCGCGAGTGGCGTGAGCAGCGCCGCTACAACCTGCGCGCGGTGGGGCTGCCCACGGGGCCCAACATCCCCGCGGACCTGTACGACCCGGAGCCCAAGCCGGACCTGTCCGCGGTGGACCGGACGTTCGGCTCGTCGAGCGGGACGACGCAGTGGTCCGTGGCGGCGTACGCGGCGGATCAGATCGCCATCGGCAAGTACGTGGAGCTGCTGGGCTCGCTGCGCTACGACATCTTCCGCACCGACTACGCGACGGTGAACGCGACGAACGTCACCACGCGCCTGGAGAACAAGAACAAGTACCTCAACTGGCGCGCGGGCGTGGTCGTGCACCCGATGGAGGCCACCAGCGTCTACGCGATGTACGGCACGTCCTCCAACCCGTCGGCCGAGGTGGGCACCATCAGCACGGGCCAGGACACGTTGGACCCGGAGAAGAACGAGACGGTCGAGGTGGGCGCGAAGGCGGACGTCATCTCGGAGCGTCTGAGCGTGAACGCGGCGGCCTTCCGCATCGACAAGAAGAACGCGCGCGTGGCGAACGCGGATCCTGCGGGTCCCCCCACGGTGCTGGATGGTGAGCAGCGCTCGCAGGGCATCAACGTGGGCCTCGCCGGCACGCCGCTGCGCCGCTGGAACGTGTTCCTCAACTACACGTTCCTGGACTCGGAGATACTCAAGCACACCAACGCGTTCATCGTGGGCCAGCGCATGCCGAGCACGCCGAAGCACAGCGGCTCGCTCTGGACGACGTACGGCATCACCGACGCGCTCACCGTGGGCGGCGGCGCCGTCTACCAGGACGTGGCGACGGTGAACAACCCGGCCAAGGACACCGACGTGCTCAACAAGGTGCCCAACTACTGGCGCTTCGACGCGTTCGCCAGCTACGCGGTCAGCCGGTACGACATCCAGCTCAACGTGAACAACCTCACCGACGCGCTCTATTACGAGCAGTACTATGCCGGGCAGGCCGTGCCGGCGAAGGGTCGCTCGGCGCTCTTGTCCGGTCGGGTCCGGTTCTAG